One segment of Lytechinus pictus isolate F3 Inbred chromosome 13, Lp3.0, whole genome shotgun sequence DNA contains the following:
- the LOC129273935 gene encoding uncharacterized protein K02A2.6-like gives MVISHVTAKLVTREQLKTESAADATLQKVCHYLQTAWPREISEDLVPYHCVRNELAIFDDTCIVRGTRAVIPKSLQHRVLQTAHESHPGVVKMKQRCREAIWWPAIDRRVEDLVRSCEACTLSEKTQPRPAPLQPTPWPKKPWQQLQVDIFGEVQAAPQSQRFLLVVHNLHSKWPEIAATSSVTTTSVISILEKMFTKWGLPESITTDNGPQFTSEQFEEFLAVKGIQHRLTTRYNPQSNGGVERFNRVIKESLKANLADGMTFDKAIQTLLRTYRSTPHSLTGNTPAELMLGRNLRMPFNILKEPVSEPASTQAEAREIERKQQSMKAYTAKRRRAITPKFAIGDWVRVQRPNRKHKLASGVSKPKQIVKKLGSNAFVLDDGTRWNTRRLIASKPGNMNESDWEDTFPFPTSTEDQEQQRAEPRTVRRSQRLRRRPGYLRDYRS, from the coding sequence ATGGTGATCTCTCACGTGACCGCAAAGCTTGTGACGCGTGAGCAGCTGAAAACAGAGTCAGCCGCAGATGCAACTCTACAGAAGGTCTGTCATTATCTCCAAACAGCATGGCCTAGAGAGATTTCCGAAGACCTCGTTCCATATCATTGTGTTCGCAATGAGCTAGCTATCTTCGACGACACGTGTATCGTCCGTGGCACCCGAGCGGTAATCCCGAAATCGCTTCAACATCGTGTGTTACAAACCGCACATGAAAGTCATCCAGGTGTGGTGAAGATGAAGCAACGATGTCGCGAAGCAATCTGGTGGCCAGCGATCGATCGACGCGTAGAAGATCTCGTCAGATCTTGTGAAGCGTGTACTCTCAGCGAGAAAACTCAACCGCGGCCAGCACCACTGCAGCCGACCCCATGGCCGAAGAAGCCATGGCAGCAACTTCAAGTCGACATCTTTGGGGAAGTCCAAGCCGCTCCTCAAAGTCAGCGATTTTTGTTAGTTGTACACAACCTCCATAGCAAGTGGCCTGAGATAGCAGCAACAAGCTCAGTCACTACGACATCAGTCATTAGCATCTTGGAGAAGATGTTTACCAAGTGGGGTCTTCCAGAATCTATCACCACGGACAATGGACCACAGTTCACGTCTGAACAGTTCGAAGAATTCCTAGCCGTTAAAGGAATTCAACATCGCCTCACAACTCGCTACAACCCTCAAAGCAATGGCGGCGTAGAGCGTTTCAACCGGGTAATCAAGGAGAGCTTGAAAGCGAATCTCGCAGATGGAATGACCTTCGATAAGGCCATCCAGACCCTACTACGCACGTATCGCTCAACACCTCACTCGCTAACCGGAAATACTCCAGCAGAGTTGATGTTGGGACGGAACCTCCGTATGCCATTCAACATCCTGAAAGAACCGGTTTCAGAGCCTGCAAGCACACAGGCTGAAGCGAGAGAGATTGAGAGGAAACAGCAAAGCATGAAAGCGTACACTGCCAAACGCAGACGAGCAATCACACCGAAATTCGCTATCGGTGACTGGGTTCGTGTACAGCGTCCAAATCGCAAGCACAAGCTAGCTTCGGGGGTATCGAAACCCAAACAGATCGTGAAGAAGCTCGGCTCGAATGCATTTGTACTAGATGACGGAACGCGATGGAACACCAGACGCCTTATCGCGAGCAAGCCAGGCAACATGAATGAAAGCGATTGGGAAGACACCTTTCCATTCCCTACAAGCACTGAAGATCAAGAGCAACAGCGAGCAGAACCGCGAACTGTTCGTCGTTCTCAGCGTCTAAGGAGACGACCTGGATATCTACGAGATTACAGATCTTAA